From a single Alkalihalophilus pseudofirmus genomic region:
- the rplW gene encoding 50S ribosomal protein L23, whose product MSNARDIIKRPVITERSTDLMGEKKYTFEVDVRANKTQIKDALEEIFEVKVAKVNTMNYKGKSKRFGRYTGYTARRKKAIVTLTPESKELEFFEGV is encoded by the coding sequence ATGTCAAACGCTCGTGATATCATTAAGCGCCCCGTAATTACTGAACGTTCAACTGACCTTATGGGTGAGAAAAAATACACGTTCGAAGTAGACGTTCGTGCTAATAAAACTCAAATTAAAGATGCTCTTGAAGAGATCTTTGAAGTTAAGGTTGCTAAAGTTAACACAATGAACTACAAAGGTAAGTCTAAGAGATTTGGACGTTACACGGGTTACACAGCTCGTCGTAAAAAAGCCATTGTTACATTAACACCTGAGAGCAAAGAACTCGAATTCTTCGAAGGTGTATAA